The sequence below is a genomic window from Microbacterium sp. cx-55.
CACGGTCGATGCCGCCAAGCTCACGATGCAGGGCCTGGCCGACCTCCTCGGCGTCGACCGCAAGGCGCTGCACCATCACGTGAGCGGGCGCGAAGCCCTCCTCGAATTGCTCGCCGAAGACACCTTCCTCGCCAGGATGAGCGCGGTCGGCATCCCGGACGACGCCTCCTGGAAAGACGCCTGCCGCATCTTCGCCGACGCGATGCGGCGCGCGCTCGTCGACTCTGGCCCGCTCATGTCGCACTTCCGGGTCTCATCGCAGGTGACCCTCGCGTCGGTGCGCCCGGCCGAGATCGTGCTGGAACGGATGCTGGCCGCGGGCTTCGACGACGATACTGCGGGCCGCGGGCTGCTCCTCCTGACCACCGTCAGCGTCGGTTTCGCGCGCGAGCAGCTCTCCGCATCCGGCGCCGACGGGCATCCGCACGTCCGGAACTTCCGCGACATGCTCGCGCACGCCGACGCGGACGACCTGGGCGCGCTGCGCCGACTCGACCGCCGGGACTTCGACGCCTACGGCGACGAGCAGTTCCGCTTCGACATCGACGCGTTCCTCACGGCGATGTCGACGTACATCCCCTGACACCTCACATCACGACACCCGCCGACGGGCTGGCGCGGAGGATCAGCGGAGCGTGCGCCGGGCGCTGATCTGACCCGTGTCGAAGCCCATCAGGTGCAGGCCGCCGTGGAAGCGCGCGTGCTCGATCTTGATGCAGCGATCCATGACAACCGTGAGGCCCTTCGCCTCGCCGTCGCGGGCCGCATCCTCGTTCCAGATACCGAGCTGCGCCCACACCGTCGGCGCGCCCACGGCGAGCGCATCGTCGATCACCGAGGGCAGGTCGGACGCCTTGCGGAACACGTCGACGATGTCGGGCACCTCCGGGAGGGACGCGAGATCGGGGTACGCCTTCTGCCCGAGGATCACGTCGGCGTTCGGGTTCACGAAGTACACGCGGTAGTCCGAGGACTGCTGCAGGTAGGTCCCCACGAAGTAGCTGGATCGCGCGGGATTCGCGGACGCCCCGACGATCGCGACGCTCTTCGCCGCCCGCAGGATGCGGAGCCGCTCCTTCGCGGAGGGGCCCTCCCAGGTGCGCTGCGACTTCAGCAGCTTCGCGAGCGGCGAGTTCGCCGGCAGCGCGCACGTGAGACCGTTCGGGAGCCGCGTCGAAATCGTCTCCGCCTCGGTGGCGTGTCCCGGGGCGATCGAATCGGCCATCATGCCTCCTGTACGGCGGCGAGCGCCTGATCGAGGTCGTAGAGGATGTCGTCGACATCTTCGATGCCGACGCTGATGCGAACGAGCCCGGGAAGCACTCCTCCGTCGAGCAGCTGCTGCTCGGTGAGCTGCGCGTGGGTCGTGGAGGCCGGATGCAGCACCAGGGTCTTCGCGTCGCCGATGTTGGCCAGGTGGCTGGCGAGGTCGAGCGACTCGATGAACGTCTTACCCGCCGCGCGTCCGCCCTTGACGCCGAACCCGAAGACGGCGCCCGGCCCCTCCGGCAGATATTTCTTCGCGCGCTCGTGATGCGGATGCTGCGGCAGCCCCGCCCAGTTGACGTACTCCACGCGCGGGTCGGCGTCGAGCCACTCCGCGACGATGCGGGCGTTCTCGACGTGCGCCTTCATGCGGAAGGGCAGCGTCTCGACCCCTTGGGCGAGCAGGAATGCGGAGTGCGGCGCGAGCGCCGGTCCGATGTCACGCAGCTGTTCGGCGCGCAGGCGCGTGAGGAAGGCGTACTCGCCGAAGTTTCCCGACCACTCGAGCCCGCCGTAGCTCGGCACGGGCTCGGTGTACAGCGGGAACCGGTCGTTCTGCCAGTCGAATCGGCCGGACTCGACCACCACTCCGCCGAGGGTCGTGCCGTGCCCGCCGAGGAACTTCGTCGCGGAGTGCACGACGATGTCGGCGCCCCATTCGATCGGACGACACAAATACGGGGTCGCGACCGTCGAGTCGATGATGAGCGGCACGCCCGCATCGCGGGCGACGGCGGCGAGACCCTCGATGTCGGCGATCTCACCGGACGGGTTGGCCACCGTCTCGGCGAAGATCGCCTTGGTCTGCGGCGTCACGGCGGCGGCGTACGCGGCAGGGTCGGAGGAGGCGACGAACGTCGTCTGCACACCGAAGCGGCGAAGCGTGACGTCGAGCTGGGTGATCGACCCGCCGTACAGGTTCGCGCTCGCGACGATGTGGTCGCCGGCACCGGCGAGCGAGGCGAACGTGATGAACTGCGCCGACAGTCCGCTCGAGGTGGCGACGGCACCGAGGCCCTGCTCGAGTGACGCGATCCGCTCCTCGAAGGAGGCGGTCGTCGGGTTCGCGAGCCGGCTGTAGATGTTGCCGTACTTCTGCAGCGCGAAACGGGCGGCGGCATCATCCGTGTCGTCGAAGACGAAGGATCCCGACTGGTAGATCGGCAGCGCGCGGGCGCCCGTCACCGGGTCGGGGATGTTGCCGGCGTGGATGGCACGCGTGCGGAAGCCGTATTCGCGGTCTGCCATGGTGCGGACCCTTCGGGTCGGAGTCTGGGGGCCTCCCGAGCCTAGCCGCGCCGCGGATGCTGCCGGCCGATCGGCGACCCCCACCGTAATAGTGCGGCGGGGGTCAGTCCGCCGCGGCCGACTCCTCCGCGAGCGTCAGCACACGAGCGGCGGAGGCCGTCACGTGCGAGGTCGTGCGCGGATCGAGGAGGAGTGCGGATTGTCGCGCTGCCTCGACGCCGTCGACCCGGAGCTCGCCCTGGAGCAGCAGCACGAGCGATATGCCGACGAGGTCGGTCGGATCGTCGAGGGTTCGGAACGACAGGCGGGGCGGGGGCCCGGATGCGGCTGCGGTCAGCACGACCACGACGCTGGCGCCCGCGACCCGCAGCCGCGGACGCTGGAACACGATCGTGGGCGACCGCACCGACAGCGCGCGGTCGCGCCCGAGGGCCGCGACGCGATCGACCGCGTCGCCGACGCTCACCTGCGGCCCGGACAGTCCGACGATGCGTTGGTGGGTACCGGCCGGGGCGAGGAGCGTGGCCCGCGGGCCCTTCAGCTCGACGAGCTGCAATTGCCAGCGCAGGTCGAGCCCGGGTGCGGTCTCGACGTGGATCTCGCGGACGGTCCCCCGCCCGTCCTGCAGCGGCTGTCGCGGGAGCCCCCGGAAGGGGACGAGCCGCGGGAGGTCGTGAGAGCCCGCCGGGGAGCGGAGTTCAATGCCGTTCTCGGTCATCGGAAGAGCGGGTTCCCTGTCGGAAGACAGAAGTGCGGGGCGGCGAATGGACGCCGCCCCGCACTTCGTGGTGTGGGATCAGGCCTTGCTGTCGGCGAGGACGTAGCCCTCTTCGCCGTGCACGACCGTGTCGATGCCCGCGATCTCGTCTTCGTTCTTGACGCGGAAGCCGATGGTCTTCTCGATCGCGAAGCCGATGATGAAGGCGAGCACGAAGGAGTAGATCATCACGGAGAAGGCGGCGATCGCCTGCACCAGCAGCTGGGTGCCGTCACCACCGACGAAGAGGCCGGTGCCGTTGGCGAAGAAGCCGAGGTACAGCGTTCCGATCAGACCACCGACGAGGTGGATGCCGACGACGTCGAGCGAGTCGTCGAAGCCGATCTTGAACTTGAGCTCGATCGCCAGGGCGCAGACCGCACCGGCGATGAGGCCGAGCAGGATCGCCCAGATCGGGTGCAGCGAACCGCAGGCCGGGGTGATCGCGACGAGACCCGCAACGGCACCGGATGCTGCGCCGACCGAGGTGGGCTTGCCGTCCTTGATCTTCTCGACGACGAGCCACGCCAGCAGAGCGGCCGCGGGAGCGGCGATCGTGTTGACGAACGCGAGTGCCGCGATGCCGTCGGCGGCGAGCTCGGAGCCCGCGTTGAAGCCGAACCAGCCGAACCACAGGAGGCCGGCGCCGAGGAGAACGAACGGCGGGTTGTGAGGGACGTGGACGCCCTTCTGGAAGCCGACGCGCTTGCCGAGGACGAGCGCGAGAGCCAGAGCTGCCGCACCGGCGTTGATGTGCACCGCGGTACCACCGGCGAAGTCGATCGCGCCGAGGCCGAACGCTTCCTGCAGACCGTGGGTGATCCAGCCGCCGTAGGCGAAGCTGCCGTCATCGGCGAGGCCGAAGTTGAAGACCCAGCTGGCGACCGGGAAGTACACGATCGTCGCCCAGAGCGCGGCGAAGATCATCCAGGAGCCGAACTTGGCACGGTCGGCGATGGCACCCGAGACCAGCGCGACGGTGATGATGGCGAACGTGGCCTGGAAGGCGACGAAGGCGAGCGGCGGGTAGGCAGAACCCTCCGGAGCCTCGAGCAGGCTGTTCAGGCCGAGGGCCGACCAGTCGATCTGCCAGGGGGCGATGGTGCCCTCTGCGCCGGGGAAGGCGATGGCGTAGCCGTAGAGAACCCACAGCACGCCGATGAGGCCCAGCGCGCCGAAGCTCATCATCATCATGCTGATGACGCTCTTGGCCTTGACGAGGCCTCCGTAGAAGAAGGCGAGTCCGGGGGTCATCAGCAGCACGAGGGCTGCACAAATGAGTATGAAGGCGGTGTTTCCTTGGTCCATCTCGAAGAGACCTCTCTGCAGGGACGCAGGGCGTAGCGTCGGGTAGCCCACAGCTTGTCGCGCGTTCGTTTCACCGCGCGGGTCGTTGTGTTACCTGCAGGTTTCGAGAGGCCCCCTTCGTGTAAACAACAGATTGCGGGGCCCGTGGAAGGTGCCGGGCGTCTCCGGTGAGGGTGCCCGGTCGGGCCCCGATCGCCCGCGGCGACGGCAAGGCACCCGCATACCACTGCGCCCGCCCCGGGGTGTGCGGCAGGGCGGGCTCGCGCGGGCAGGATACGGTCGGCTCATCGCGAGGGCGCGGTCGGAATCCTCCGGCCGCGACTCCCCGATCGAGGGGGGCAGGCTCATGCCGTTGTTCGAACTGGAGGCCAGTCGCAGCGGGCGGCGGCGTGTGTTCTTACGCGCGCAGCTGCCGTTCCTCCTCGGCGCCCTCTTCCTCGCGCTCGTCACGTGGTTCGCGCTCCCGGATGACGCTCTGTCGCCGCTCATGGTCGGCGGCTACGTCCTCGCGTTCGCCGCGTCGGTCGCAGCGCTCTGGGTGCCGTGGGAGCAGTTCGCCCGGCCGTGGATGATGTCGGTCGCCGTCATCGACATGGCCGCCGTCGCCCTCATCCGCGCAGAGCTCCTCCCCGACCTCCCCGCGGTGACGATGCTCGCCGTCTTCCCGATCTTCTGGCTCGCCTACGGATTCCCCTGGTACGGGATCGTTGTCGCGGTGCTGGGCGCCGTGTTCATGACCTCGTTCGGCTTCTTCGTGGGCAACACCTGGCCGACGACCCCGATCGAGTGGGCACGCCTGATCACCCTTCCGGTCCTCATCGTCGGGGTCGCGGTCGTGGTGTACATCGCGGCACGGCATCTGCGGCGAAACTCCGCGCGGGTCAGAGCAGCCCAGCACGATCAGGAGATCGCCCTGCGGGCCGCGCAGGATGCCGAAGCCCTCGCACTCAGCATTCTGAACACGGTGTCCGCCGGCGTCGCGTTCTACGACGCCGACGGGCGGCTCGATGTCGCCAACGAACTCGCGCACCGGATGGTGGGGATGGTCGGGTTCCGACTCGACGAACCGCCGTATGCCGGAGACAACGTGCTCGCCGCCGACCGGCGGAGCGAGATTCCCTACGCGGACCAGATCATTCCGCGTGCGCTCCGGGGTGAGACGATCGAGGACCACGTCGAGTGGCTCGGCCCACCCGATGCGCAGGTCGCCATCATGGCGTCGGCCAGACGGGTGTACCGCGACGATGGCGAAGTGCTCGGAACGGTCGTCGTCGCCTACGACGTCACCGAACTGGCCGATGCGATCGAGGTACGCGAACAGTTCCTGCGTACGGTGTCGCACGAGCTGCGCACCCCGATGACGTCGATCACCGGGTTCCTCGACCTCATCGATGAAGCCGTGAGCCCCGAGAACGAGCGGCTGCACGGGTACATCCAGATCGTGACGCGCAAGACCGACGACCTCGTCGACCGGATCGGCGAGCTGCTGGCGGCGAACGACGACGAACGCCCGCTGGCGCGGAGCGACGTCGACCTCGTGCCGGCGATCCTTCGAGCGGTTGACGACACCCGCACGGCGGCGTCGCGGCGCGGGATGACCGTCGCGCTGGATGCTCCGGCCACGCTCGCCGCGCGGGTCGATCTCCCCCGCCTGACCGACGCGGTCACGGAGCTGCTGACGAACGCGGTGAAGTTCGGCGACGACGGCACGGCGATCACGGTCCGCGTCGGGCGCGTCGACGACCGCATCACCGTCGCGGTGACCAACCGCGGAGTCGGCATCACGCACGCCGAGCAGCGCAGGATCTTCGACCGCTTCTACCGCACCGCATCTGCGCGCTCGCGTGCCGTGCAGGGATTCGGGCTGGGACTCACCAACGCTCGCGAGGTGGTCGCGGCGCACGGCGGGCACATCCTGATCGACAGCGTTCCGGATGCGGCAACCACGTTCACGATCGACATCCCGACGGGCTGAGCGCGGAGCCGACGCGCGTGAGGCGCGAGCCCCGCGTCAGGGCTGGAGGCGCTCCGCGTCCCAACCGCCCGCGGCGGAGCGCCGGTACGACAGGCGCCGATGCATCCGGTCACGGCTGCCGTGCCAGAACTCGACGGTCTCGGGAACCAGGCGGTAGGCGACCCAGCTGGCGGGGCGCGGGACCGCGTCGCCGTAGCGATCGAGGAGGTCGTTCGCCGACTCGATCAGTCCCGCGAGGGTGGACTCCGGGCCGGCCGGGAAGGGCGCCGACTGGTGAGCGACCGCGGTGGCCGCGCGGGACTTCGGCGAACGGTCGGCGAAGAGCGCGTCGGATTCCGCATCCGTCATCCGTTCGACCGCGCCCTCGAACCGCAGCTGTTGCATCGTCTCGCGCCAGTACGCCTGCAGCGCCGCACGCGGATTCTCGGCGAGGTGGGCACCCTTGCGGCTCTCGGTCGAGGAGCCGAACACGACGCCCCGCTCGTCGAGCCGTTTGACGTCGACCGTGCGCGCCGACACGCTCCCTTCGGCGGATGCGGTCGCGAGCGTCATCGACAACGGCTCGCTCACCGCACGTTCATCGGCGAGCCGCAGCCACTCCTTCGCGAGCACCAGGGGGTCGGCGGGAGGGCGATCGAACTCCGGGAGCACGAGGCCGGCGTCGCCGGAGAGCGGAATGCGTGCGGGGTTCGGCGCGGGATCGGTCACGTCGCGACCCTACCCGCGCGCGTCACGACGCGTCGGCCGGGGCGCTCGCGTCGGTGCCCGGCAGGCGCTCGTCGGTGCCGACCGTGTCGGGGATGCCGGGAATGTCGGCCTCGGAGTGCTCCGCCTCATCCGTCGCCGCGGCCGCATCCTTCGCCGCCTCGACATCGGCCGCGCCGGGTGAGACGGCACTGCCGTCGCCGTCGGCAGCAGCGGTCTTCACCTCGTCGCTGACCGCGTCGGTGGGCGGGGCGTCGTCGTGCGTCGCGTCGTCGGCGTCGCGCGTGCGGGGCAGGTTGTCGCTCATGGGAAGCTCCTTCGTCGTGCGTCGGATGCGGCGGCCCGCGCCAGTCAGCGCCAGGGCAGGTTGAGGTCGCCGGGGTCGACATCGACGTCGCCGACGTCATCGGGTCCGCCCGTTCCGGGCTCGACCTTCACATCGTCCTCGTCGATGTCGGGATCGTTCTGCGCGGCGGGGCTGCCCTCGGCCTGCTTCTGCGCGGTCTCGGATTCGCTGGCCGGGCTGTATGCCATGTCTTTCCGGAGCGACTCCTCCTCCGAGAGCCCTTGCGCCGGGGGCGCGGGCGGCAGCTCGTCGTTCTCTCCGGCGGCGATGCGGGTGCGATCTTCAGCGTTCATGCGCCCGACGCTAGGCCGTGCCGGACGCGCGAAGGCACCCTTGACAGCGCCCGCATCCGCGCCGTCGACTCAGGCGGACGCGCGCAGCCGCTCGCGCACCTCGCGGCGCTGCACCTTGCCGATGAGCGAACGCGGAAGGTCGTCCATCGCCTCGATGCGCCGCGGCACCTTGTAGGCGGCGAGGCGGGTGCGGCAGTAGTCGCGGAGCGCATCCGCATCCAGGTCCACCCCGTCCCGCAGCACGACGGCCGCCGCGACCTGCTCGGCACCGTCGGGTCGGGAGACGGCCACCACGGCCGCCGCGGTCACGTCCGGATGCGACTCGAGCACGCTCTCCACCTCCGAGGGCGCGACGTTGAAGCCGCCCGTGATGATGAGCTCCTTCAACCGGTCGACGATCGTGACGAATCCATCGGTGGAGACCGACGCGATGTCGCCCGTGCGCAGCCATCCGTCGGGGAGGAGAGTCGCCGACGTCTCCGCCGGCCGCCGCCAGTACCCCTGGAACACCTGCGGACCGCGGATGAGGAGTTCCCCGGCCTCCCCCGGCGCCCGATCGACCGTGGGGTCATCGGGGTCGACGACGCGGATCTCGGTGCTCGGGAACGGCACCCCGACGGTGCCGGGGCGGCGCGAGGGTCCGATCGGGTTGCCGAGGGCGACCGGGGACGTCTCCGTCATGCCGTAGCCCTCGACGAGCAGCCCGCCGCTGGCGTGCTCCCACTTGGCCACCGTCGCGATCGGGAGGCTCATCGCCCCGGAGATCGCGAAGCGCACGGTCGACAGGTCGATGGTGTTGCGGGATGCCGCACGGGCGAGCTGGTCGTAGATCGGCGGCACGGCGGGGAGGAAGGTCGGCGGGCTGTGGCGCGCCGCATCCGCCACCAGGCCGACATCGAACTTCGGGAACAGCACGAGTCGCGCACCGATGCTCATGGCGAACGTCAGGCAGAGCGTCATTCCGTAGGCGTGGAAGAGCGGGAGCACGCCGTAGAAGACCTCGTCGCCCTCGCGCAGCCCCGGCACCCACGCGCGGCCCTGCTCGGCGTTCGCGCGCAGGTTGCCGTGGGTGAGGATCGCGCCCTTCGGGGATCCCGTGGTGCCGCTCGTGTACTGCAGCAGCGCGATGTCGCGGACGGCCGGACGCGGATGCCGGCGCGACAACCGTCGGGACTGCACGAGCCGAGCCCACTCGAGCGGACGGCGGGCGGTCGGCTTCTGCGTGAGCTGCGCCCGAGCCGTGCGCGCCTTCGGAATCGGGAGGCGGAGTGCGAGGCGCTTGCCGAGCGGCAGCTCGGTGGTCAAGTCGACGCTGATCGTCTTCTCGAGCTGCAGGTCGGCCGGGAAAGCAGCCACGGTGTCGTAAATCTTGTCCCACACGATCGCGAAGCGCGCCTCGTGGTCCTCGAACTGGTGGCGCAGCTCGCGGGCGGTGTACAGCGGGTTGTGTTCGACGACGATCGCCCCGAGGCGCAGGATCGCGTAGAAGGCGACGACGTGCTGCGGGCAGTTCGGCAGCACGAGGGCGACGCGGTCACCGGCCGTGACGCCGAGACGCCGAAGCCCCTCCGCGGCGCGGTCGATCTGCTCGCCGAGCTCCCGATACGTCGTCACCGCGCCGAAGAACTCGAGCGCGGGCTTGCGCCCGTAGAGCCGGACGCTGGCGTCGATCATGTCGACCAGCGACTCGGTCGGATCCTCGATCGTTTCCGGGACGCCGGGCGCGTAGGCCTTCAGCCACGGCTTGGATGCGTAGGGGTTCGACTCGGAGTTCATGCCCCCATCCTCGCCGTCGACAGATGCATGCTCGGGCATATTGACAGATCGCGGGTCATCCCGAAGAGGGCGCCGCGATGGCAAGCCCCGGGACGGATCGCCGTGCGCATGCGAGGGTGGGTCCATGCGACGCATCGGTGCGATCTTCACCCCGTACTTTCCACCCGAGGCCCTGCGCGATGCCGCCGAAGCCGCCGACCAGGCCGGGGTTCCCGAGCTCTGGTTGTGGGAGGACTGCTTCCGAGAGTCGGCGTTCGCGGCCGCATCCGCGGTCCTCGCGTGGACGACGAGCCTACGGGTCGGCATCGGAGTCGCCCCGATGCCGCTGCGAAACGTCGCACTCACCGCCATGGAGATCGCCACCGTCGAGCGGCTCTTCCCGGGGCGGATCATTCCGGGCGTCGGGCACGGCGTGCTTCCGTGGATGGCGCAGGTCGGCGCCCGCGCGGCGTCGCCGCTCACGCTCATGCGCGAGTACGTGCCCGCGCTCCGGTCGCTGCTCGCCGGCGAAAAGGTGCAGACGGCGGGCCGATACGTCACTCTCGACGACGTGCGGCTGGACTGGCCGCCGCGGGTCGCCCCCCGCGTGCTGGTCGCCGGCGAAGGCCCGAAGACCGTGCGTCTCACCGGCGAGGTCGGCGACGGCACGATCCTCCCGGGCGGCAGCACCCCCGAACGGGTGACGCGCACGCTCGCCCTCGCGCAGGAGGGCCGCGCGTCCGCCGGGCGGGATGCCGCGCACGAGCTCGTCGTCTTCGTCCGCGCCGCGTTCGGCGGTGACGATGCGCGCGAGGCGCTCCGCACCGAGATCGCCGCGGAAGCCGGCGAGGTCGATGACGCCCTGATGATCAGCGGAGACGCGGATGCGGTCGCCGCGGGCATCGAACCCTTCTACGCGGCCGGCGCGACATCGGTCATCCTGCAGCCGATCTTCGCCGAGACAGACCTTCCCGGGTTCATGACGAACGCAGGGTCGGTGGCACGCCTCCTCGGGAGTTCGTGAGTCGCCGCCGCCGGAGCTGACCGCGGCGACCGGCCGTCGCGGAGACGCCGCCATCCGTCCGTCTGACCCGTAGTGCATGATGGGGTCAGCGTGACGGACGGGGGCCCGGGGATGACCACGCAAGACCGTACGTCGGACGGCTTCTCCGACCTGGCGCAGTGGATGGACGCGGAGGCGGATCCCGCCGCCGAATCGCCGGAAGACGCACGGCGGCGACGCCGTCGGCGGCGAACGGTGTGGATCGTCGCACTCGTTCTCGTCGCTATCGTGGTCGGGGTTCCCGGCGGCTACGTCGCGTGGGCGCTGAATGCTCCGCTGCCCCCGCCCACCGGGTCCGCGCAGGCACCGGCGGTGCCGGTCGGCGGGGCCGTGACCCTCGCCCTCCCGTCCGACGGGGCATCGGCGATCAGTGTCTCCGGCGCGGAGGCTTATCTCGGACCGGACGCGAGCGGCATCTGGGCGACGAGCGGCACGGATGAGGCCCGCCCGATCGGCAGCATCAGCAAGCTCATCACGGCGCTCGTCGTTCTCGACGCGAAGCCGCTGGCGAGCGCGGAAGACCCCGGACCCACGCTGACGTTCGACGAGGCCGACAACGATCTGTACGACAAGTACTACGTCATGGGCGCCACGATCGCCGCGATGCCGACCGGCAGCGCGATGTCGCAGCACGACGCCCTCGCGACCATGCTGCTGCCGTCGGCCAGCAACTACGCCGAGGCGGTGTCGACCTGGGCCTTCGGTTCGCAGGGCGCGTTCGTGAGCGCGACGAGGCGATGGCTCGCCGAGAACGGCATGACCGGCACGACGATCGTCGAACCCACCGGCATCAATCCGCGCAACAGCAGCACCAAGACCGATCTGCTCACGCTCGGCCGGCTCGCCGCCGCGCAGCCGGTGATCGCCCAGCTGGCGGCGACGAACTCGCTGACCGTTCCGGGCGCGGGGGTTCTGCACAACACGAATGACCTGCTGGGCGAGTCCGGAATCACCGGCTTGAAGACGGGGAACCTCGGCGAGAACAGCTACAACCTGCTCTACACCGCAACGCTCGATGCCGGGCCGGCAGGGCCACTCAGCGTCACGGGCGTGTCGCTCGGCGGGTTCTCGCACGACTCGGTGAACGCCGGCGTGCTCGCGCTGCTCGCCAGCATCCGCGGAGGATTCCACGATGTGACGGTGGCGACGGCCGGGCAGCGGATCGGTACGGTGCGCACCGAGTGGGGCGCGACGGCGGCGATCGTGATCGACGAAGACCGCTCGCTCTACACGTGGTCCGATACCCCCATCACCGTCTCGCTCCGCATCCCGGCCCTCGACGCACCGGGAGCCGCGGGGCCCGTGCTCATCGCCCCCGAGGACGGCGCCGTGATCGGAACGATCACGTGGACGGCCGGGCCGAACACGGTCGAGTCGGATGTGCGAATCGAGGGCACGATCGAGCAGCCGTCGGAGTGGTGGCGGCTCACTCACCCCGGCCAGCTCGGCAACGGGTAACGCCCGCGCGTCAGCCCTGCCGCCCCTTGAACCGGGGGTTGAGCTTGTTGATGACGAAGACTCGTCCGCGCCGACGCACCACCTGCGCGCCGGGCTGGTTCTTCAACGATTTGAGTGACGACCGAACTTTCACAGCGACTCCTTATTGATAATAGTTCTCAAGAAGAGACTATGCTGATCACTCGGCGGATGCGACGTCCGCCGCGAAGTGAGCCGTCAAGAGGAAGAGGTGCCGACATGGAGTCCGGCCCCATCGTGATCGTCGGCGTCTGCACGCCGGAACGTCGTCGATACGTGTCGCGCGCGGCTGCCGCGCTCAGCCTGCGGGTCGCGCACGCCGCCGGAGGGCGCGGGAGGACGGCGTCGCTGCCGACGAATCCGCACACCGTCAGCGCGGACGCGCAGCGCGGGATGCTGATCGACGCCGCGACCGACATCGAACTCGAGCACTTCCTCGTCTCGCCACGAGAACTCGTCGACGTCGTGTGCGTGGTCGATGCGGTGCACATGCTCGGCGACTTGCGCGACGACGTGCCCCTGATGGAGCACGCCCCGGCCGGCGATGACCGCGGCGACCACGGTTCACGCGCACGGCAGGCCGCATCCTTCATCGAAGCCGCGTCGCTCGTCGCCTTCGTGAACTGGGAAGAGGTCGAGACCGCCCGACTCGCGGTGCTCATGGCGCTCGCGTCACACCTGAACCCGACTGCCCGCATCCGGCTCAGCCGTCACCCCGCGGACGACGTGCGGTCGATTGCCGCCGCAGCGCCGACCGAGACCCCCTGGCAAATGCGCGCGGGGTGGGTGC
It includes:
- a CDS encoding ammonium transporter produces the protein MDQGNTAFILICAALVLLMTPGLAFFYGGLVKAKSVISMMMMSFGALGLIGVLWVLYGYAIAFPGAEGTIAPWQIDWSALGLNSLLEAPEGSAYPPLAFVAFQATFAIITVALVSGAIADRAKFGSWMIFAALWATIVYFPVASWVFNFGLADDGSFAYGGWITHGLQEAFGLGAIDFAGGTAVHINAGAAALALALVLGKRVGFQKGVHVPHNPPFVLLGAGLLWFGWFGFNAGSELAADGIAALAFVNTIAAPAAALLAWLVVEKIKDGKPTSVGAASGAVAGLVAITPACGSLHPIWAILLGLIAGAVCALAIELKFKIGFDDSLDVVGIHLVGGLIGTLYLGFFANGTGLFVGGDGTQLLVQAIAAFSVMIYSFVLAFIIGFAIEKTIGFRVKNEDEIAGIDTVVHGEEGYVLADSKA
- a CDS encoding long-chain-fatty-acid--CoA ligase — translated: MNSESNPYASKPWLKAYAPGVPETIEDPTESLVDMIDASVRLYGRKPALEFFGAVTTYRELGEQIDRAAEGLRRLGVTAGDRVALVLPNCPQHVVAFYAILRLGAIVVEHNPLYTARELRHQFEDHEARFAIVWDKIYDTVAAFPADLQLEKTISVDLTTELPLGKRLALRLPIPKARTARAQLTQKPTARRPLEWARLVQSRRLSRRHPRPAVRDIALLQYTSGTTGSPKGAILTHGNLRANAEQGRAWVPGLREGDEVFYGVLPLFHAYGMTLCLTFAMSIGARLVLFPKFDVGLVADAARHSPPTFLPAVPPIYDQLARAASRNTIDLSTVRFAISGAMSLPIATVAKWEHASGGLLVEGYGMTETSPVALGNPIGPSRRPGTVGVPFPSTEIRVVDPDDPTVDRAPGEAGELLIRGPQVFQGYWRRPAETSATLLPDGWLRTGDIASVSTDGFVTIVDRLKELIITGGFNVAPSEVESVLESHPDVTAAAVVAVSRPDGAEQVAAAVVLRDGVDLDADALRDYCRTRLAAYKVPRRIEAMDDLPRSLIGKVQRREVRERLRASA
- a CDS encoding pyridoxal 5'-phosphate synthase, which encodes MTDPAPNPARIPLSGDAGLVLPEFDRPPADPLVLAKEWLRLADERAVSEPLSMTLATASAEGSVSARTVDVKRLDERGVVFGSSTESRKGAHLAENPRAALQAYWRETMQQLRFEGAVERMTDAESDALFADRSPKSRAATAVAHQSAPFPAGPESTLAGLIESANDLLDRYGDAVPRPASWVAYRLVPETVEFWHGSRDRMHRRLSYRRSAAGGWDAERLQP
- a CDS encoding CoA-binding protein, which translates into the protein MADSIAPGHATEAETISTRLPNGLTCALPANSPLAKLLKSQRTWEGPSAKERLRILRAAKSVAIVGASANPARSSYFVGTYLQQSSDYRVYFVNPNADVILGQKAYPDLASLPEVPDIVDVFRKASDLPSVIDDALAVGAPTVWAQLGIWNEDAARDGEAKGLTVVMDRCIKIEHARFHGGLHLMGFDTGQISARRTLR
- a CDS encoding O-acetylhomoserine aminocarboxypropyltransferase/cysteine synthase family protein — protein: MADREYGFRTRAIHAGNIPDPVTGARALPIYQSGSFVFDDTDDAAARFALQKYGNIYSRLANPTTASFEERIASLEQGLGAVATSSGLSAQFITFASLAGAGDHIVASANLYGGSITQLDVTLRRFGVQTTFVASSDPAAYAAAVTPQTKAIFAETVANPSGEIADIEGLAAVARDAGVPLIIDSTVATPYLCRPIEWGADIVVHSATKFLGGHGTTLGGVVVESGRFDWQNDRFPLYTEPVPSYGGLEWSGNFGEYAFLTRLRAEQLRDIGPALAPHSAFLLAQGVETLPFRMKAHVENARIVAEWLDADPRVEYVNWAGLPQHPHHERAKKYLPEGPGAVFGFGVKGGRAAGKTFIESLDLASHLANIGDAKTLVLHPASTTHAQLTEQQLLDGGVLPGLVRISVGIEDVDDILYDLDQALAAVQEA
- a CDS encoding sensor histidine kinase → MPLFELEASRSGRRRVFLRAQLPFLLGALFLALVTWFALPDDALSPLMVGGYVLAFAASVAALWVPWEQFARPWMMSVAVIDMAAVALIRAELLPDLPAVTMLAVFPIFWLAYGFPWYGIVVAVLGAVFMTSFGFFVGNTWPTTPIEWARLITLPVLIVGVAVVVYIAARHLRRNSARVRAAQHDQEIALRAAQDAEALALSILNTVSAGVAFYDADGRLDVANELAHRMVGMVGFRLDEPPYAGDNVLAADRRSEIPYADQIIPRALRGETIEDHVEWLGPPDAQVAIMASARRVYRDDGEVLGTVVVAYDVTELADAIEVREQFLRTVSHELRTPMTSITGFLDLIDEAVSPENERLHGYIQIVTRKTDDLVDRIGELLAANDDERPLARSDVDLVPAILRAVDDTRTAASRRGMTVALDAPATLAARVDLPRLTDAVTELLTNAVKFGDDGTAITVRVGRVDDRITVAVTNRGVGITHAEQRRIFDRFYRTASARSRAVQGFGLGLTNAREVVAAHGGHILIDSVPDAATTFTIDIPTG
- a CDS encoding LLM class flavin-dependent oxidoreductase — translated: MRRIGAIFTPYFPPEALRDAAEAADQAGVPELWLWEDCFRESAFAAASAVLAWTTSLRVGIGVAPMPLRNVALTAMEIATVERLFPGRIIPGVGHGVLPWMAQVGARAASPLTLMREYVPALRSLLAGEKVQTAGRYVTLDDVRLDWPPRVAPRVLVAGEGPKTVRLTGEVGDGTILPGGSTPERVTRTLALAQEGRASAGRDAAHELVVFVRAAFGGDDAREALRTEIAAEAGEVDDALMISGDADAVAAGIEPFYAAGATSVILQPIFAETDLPGFMTNAGSVARLLGSS